From Pagrus major chromosome 18, Pma_NU_1.0, a single genomic window includes:
- the glod5 gene encoding glyoxalase domain-containing protein 5 — MALRTAGNRLWRFQRDCLKTVSFQRLGVVRFKRTCPVELSHLDHLVLTVKSVPDTVSFYTSVLGMEVITFKGNRKALGFGQQKFNLHQLGQEFEPKAKRPTSGSADLCLITKTPLATVAAHLKVCGVEIEEGPVERSGAVGAITSLYFRDPDHNLIEVSNYNQSPEGSS, encoded by the exons ATGGCGCTCCGGACAGCTGGGAATCGACTGTGGCGCTTTCAGAGGGACTGTCTGAAG ACCGTCTCCTTCCAAAGACTTGGTGTTGTCAGATTCAAAAGGACCTGTCCAGTTGAGCTGAGCCATTTGGATCATCTGGTTCTGACAGTGAAAAGCGTGCCAGACACCGTCAGCTTTTATACCTCAGTCCTTGGCATGGAGGTCATCACTTTCaag GGAAACCGTAAGGCTCTGGGATTCGGACAGCAGAAGTTTAACCTTCACCAGCTGGGTCAGGAGTTTGAGCCCAAAGCCAAGCGTCCAACCTCAGGCTCTGCAGACCTGTGCCTCATCACCAAAACCCCTCTGGCAACAGTAGCTGCACATCTCAAG GTCTGTGGGGTTGAGATAGAGGAGGGTCCAGTGGAGAGGAGTGGAGCTGTGGGGGCTATCACCTCTCTTTACTTCAGAGATCCAGACCACAACCTCATCGAAGTGTCAAACTATAACCAGTCACCAGAGGGATCTTCTTGA
- the irg1l gene encoding immunoresponsive gene 1, like produces MISTLQKTIRPVWAVRGLHKSAVEVLKHPAPEDTVTASYGKFISEVKPQHLSSVVLQRSKRMVLDSIGVGLIGSTTDVFELALQHCQLMYAADDISSVYGRRGTRLSPTLAAFVNGVATHSMDFDDTWHPATHPSGAVLPAVLALSDMMPANGKPSGPDFLLAFNVGIEIQGRLMRFSNEARNIPKKFHPPSVVGTMGSAAACARLLSLDPSQCSHALAIAASLSGAPMANAATQSKPLHIGNASRLGLEAALLASRGLEASPLVLDAVAGVAGFSAFYEDYVPQPLESPHDDGHMFLLEEQDMGFKRFPAHLGMHWVADAAASVHKILVGFGPGTVSPAQVQDILLRVPKSKYINRPFPDSEHEARHSFQFNACSALLDGEVTVQSFTPAAIMRPDLHALLSRVRVEHPQDNPANFDRMYGEVQVTLVDGDILRGRCDTFYGHWRNPLTNESLRKKFRHNAGAVLASEKVERLIDVVEELDRLGDCRALLSQLQ; encoded by the exons ATGATCTCCACATTACAG AAAACCATTAGACCAGTATGGGCTGTCAGAGGGCTTCATAAATCTGCAGTGGAAG TCTTGAAGCACCCGGCCCCTGAGGACACAGTCACGGCCAGCTATGGGAAGTTCATCAGTGAAGTAAAGCCTCAGCACTTGTCCTCCGTGGTGCTCCAGCGCAGCAAGAGGATGGTGCTCGACAGCATTGGAGTTGGTCTGATTGGCAGCACGACAGACGTGTTTGAACTGGCACTGCAGCACTGCCAG CTCATGTatgctgctgatgacatcagcTCTGTGTATGGACGCAGGGGCACAAGGCTCTCCCCGACACTGGCAGCTTTCGTCAATGGAGTGGCG ACTCACTCCATGGACTTTGATGATACATGGCACCCTGCCACTCATCCCTCAGGAGCAGTCCTTCCTGCTGTGTTAGCACTCAGTGACATGATGCCTGCTAACGGCAAACCTAGTGGCCCCGACTTCCTGCTGGCATTCAATGTGGGCATTGAAATCCAAGGCCGACTGATGAGGTTCTCTAATGAGGCCCGCAACATCCCCAAGAA GTTTCACCCTCCCAGTGTGGTGGGGACCATGGGGAGTGCAGCTGCCTGCGCTCGCCTCTTGTCTTTGGATCCCTCCCAGTGCAGTCATGCCTTGGCGATAGCTGCTTCTCTGTCTGGAGCCCCGATGGCTAACGCAGCCACTCAATCTAAACCCCTACACATTGGTAATGCCTCACGTCTGGGGCTGGAGGCTGCCTTGCTGGCCTCTCGAGGCCTAGAGGCGAGTCCTCTGGTCCTGGATGCCGTAGCTGGCGTGGCTGGCTTCAGTGCTTTTTATGAAGACTATGTGCCACAGCCTTTAGAATCACCCCATGATGATGGCCATATGTTCCTGCTAGAGGAGCAGGACATGGGCTTCAAGCGCTTCCCCGCCCATCTGGGGATGCACTGGGTGGCAGATGCTGCAGCCTCAGTCCATAAGATTCTTGTGGGGTTTGGCCCTGGCACTGTCTCCCCAGCTCAAGTCCAAGACATCTTGCTCAGAGTCCCCAAATCGAAGTACATCAACAGGCCTTTCCCTGACTCTGAGCATGAGGCTCGCCACTCTTTCCAGTTCAATGCTTGCAGCGCTCTCCTGGATGGTGAGGTGACTGTGCAGTCCTTCACGCCTGCTGCCATTATGCGCCCTGACCTCCACGCTCTGCTGAGCCGTGTTCGCGTGGAACATCCCCAGGACAACCCGGCTAATTTCGACCGCATGTATGGCGAAGTCCAGGTGACACTTGTTGATGGAGACATTCTGAGGGGACGCTGCGACACCTTCTACGGTCACTGGCGCAACCCGCTGACCAATGAGAGCCTGAGGAAGAAGTTCAGACACAACGCGGGGGCGGTGCTTGCCTCAGAGAAGGTTGAGAGGCTGATTGATgtggtggaggagctggacagACTCGGGGACTGTAGGGCCCttctgtcacagctgcagtga
- the rlim gene encoding E3 ubiquitin-protein ligase RLIM encodes MEGSDSLEQGGGEQPESQRRRQQDRLGREEAFYQFVNNLSDEDYRLMRDNNLLGTPGEVTEDELFSRLQQIKDGPEPQNNTPSTESGEDPVEPPESSEDPASGDSLLDWLNTVRRTGNTTRTGHRGNQSWRAVSQTNPNSGDFRFSLEISVNRNLAEQQAAAEGEQEASGEAPGEAPGEASGEASGEAPGEAPGEAAEVSSEVAAVVSSEVAAEVSSEVAAVVSSEVAAEVSSEVAAVVSSEVAAVVSSEVAAAVSSDVIAAVSSEMAAAVSSEVAAAVSSEVAAAVSSEVAAAVSSEVAAAVSSEVAPEVSSEVSSEGQEFAPNAEPQVPMETEVVEEPVVEELAVIVEPEPELEEVVSQEILGEPPSSPAVLPVQPPPSPSPRRGQRRPRSRSPEPRRTRARTARSRSPLSLDQLDGLPNPRYVQSLPVSNPLTNAPPVPQVEGSSRTRQHILSRQSTADSDVQPSQAGAESVPEVPNVGSQEGEAAGGEGGAAGRRPPTIMLDLQVRRVRPGEYRQRDSIASRTRSRSQNSNNTFLYESERGGFRRTFSRSERAGVRTYVSTIRIPIRRISDAGLGEATSMALQSMIRQIMTGFGELGYLMDSDSDSSDSNRGANTPADLAEALNNPDTTPPAAPTADVDEPPVAAGVRARTAETDVDESLATGQPASGGRARPRPPINLEEPSSLPFLRLAHFFLLNDDDEDQPQGLTKEQIDNLSMRNFGESDALKTCSVCITEYAEGNKLRKLPCSHEYHVHCIDRWLSENSTCPICRRAVLVSANRESVV; translated from the exons GTGAGGTAACAGAGGATGAGCTGTTTAGTAGACTTCAGCAAATCAAAGATGGCCCAGAGCCGCAGAATAACACCCCCAGTACTGAAAGTGGAGAAGATCCAGTTG AACCACCAGAAAGCTCTGAGGATCCTGCCAGTGGTGACAGTCTATTGGACTGGCTGAACACAGTGAGGCGCACTGGCAATACAACCAGAACTGGTCATCGTGGAAACCAGTCATGGCGGGCAGTAAGCCAGACCAACCCAAACAGTGGCGATTTTCGCTTCAGCCTGGAAATCAGTGTGAACCGCAATCTGGCTGAACAGCAAGCCGCTGCTGAAGGGGAGCAGGAGGCTTCAggtgaagctccaggagaagCTCCAGGGGAAGCTTCAGGTGAAGCGTCAGGTGAAGCTCCAGGGGAAGCTCCAGGTGAAGCTGCAGAGGTGTCCTCAGAGGTGGCTGCAGTGGTGTCCTCAGAGGTGGCTGCAGAGGTGTCCTCAGAGGTGGCTGCAGTGGTGTCCTCAGAGGTGGCTGCAGAGGTGTCCTCAGAGGTTGCTGCAGTGGTGTCCTCAGAGGTGGCTGCAGTGGTGTCCTCAGAGGTGGCTGCAGCGGTGTCTTCAGATGTGATTGCGGCGGTGTCCTCAGAGATGGCTGCGGCGGTGTCCTCAGAGGTGGCTGCGGCGGTGTCCTCAGAGGTGGCTGCGGCGGTGTCCTCAGAGGTGGCTGCGGCGGTGTCCTCAGAGGTGGCTGCGGCGGTGTCCTCAGAGGTGGCTCCAGAGGTGTCCTCAGAAGTATCTTCAGAGGGTCAAGAATTTGCGCCAAATGCTGAACCACAGGTCCCCATGGAGACAGAAGTGGTGGAAGAACCAGTTGTAGAGGAGTTGGCAGTCATTGTTGAACCAGAACCTGAACTAGAAGAGGTTGTTTCACAAGAGATTTTAGGGGAACCTCCCAGCTCACCTGCTGTCCTGCCGGTACAACCCCCGCCTTCTCCTTCTCCACGCAGGGGTCAACGGAGACCCCGCAGCCGCAGTCCAGAACCACGCAGGACAAGGGCCCGTACAGCCAGGAGCCGGTCCCCTCTCAGCTTGGATCAACTGGATGGTCTCCCTAATCCACGATATGTTCAGAGCCTTCCAGTGTCCAACCCTCTAACCAATGCCCCCCCTGTGCCTCAAGTGGAGGGCAGTTCACGGACTCGACAACACATTCTTTCCAGGCAAAGCACTGCTGACAGTGATGTTCAGCCATCTCAGGCTGGTGCAGAATCAGTTCCAGAGGTCCCAAATGTTGGATCTCAGGAAGGAGAAGCTGCTGGGGGGGAAGGGGGTGCAGCGGGGCGCCGCCCCCCTACTATTATGCTTGATCTCCAGGTGCGTCGTGTGCGTCCAGGCGAATATCGCCAAAGAGACAGCATTGCTAGTCGTACCCGCTCGCGCTCCCAGAActcaaataacacatttctttatgagAGTGAACGTGGTGGATTTCGTAGGACTTTCTCGCGCTCTGAGCGTGCTGGTGTGAGGACCTACGTCAGCACAATTCGCATCCCTATCCGTAGAATCTCTGATGCAGGTCTTGGAGAGGCTACCTCAATGGCTCTCCAATCTATGATTCGGCAGATAATGACTGGTTTTGGTGAACTCGGCTACCTCATGGATTCAGACTCTGATTCTTCAGATTCAAACCGTGGAGCCAACACACCTGCAGATCTGGCTGAAGCCCTCAACAACCCAGATACtactcctcctgctgctcctacTGCTGATGTTGATGAACCACCTGTAGCTGCTGGAGTCAGAGCAAGGACAGCTGAGACCGATGTGGATGAGAGCCTTGCCACTGGTCAGCCTGCCTCTGGTGGCAGGGCCCGACCTAGACCACCTATTAACCTAGAGGAGCCCAGCTCACTGCCCTTCCTGCGGCTCGCCCACTTCTTCCTCCTAAATGATGATGACGAGGACCAGCCCCAAGGACTGACCAAAGAGCAGATTGACAACCTCTCCATGCGTAACTTTGGTGAGAGTGATGCCTTGAAGACTTGCAGTGTCTGCATAACAGAGTATGCAGAAGGTAACAAGCTACGTAAGCTGCCCTGTTCTCACGAGTACCATGTGCACTGCATTGATCGCTGGCTGTCCGAAAACTCGACTTGCCCCATCTGCCGCAGGGCTGTCTTGGTATCGGCTAACCGAGAGAGTGTGGTGTAG